A DNA window from Sphingomonas changnyeongensis contains the following coding sequences:
- a CDS encoding TraB/GumN family protein: MRTLISGLLAFTLAACSAAPAPARPAIWKVADPDTTIYLFGTVHVLPPRIDWQTPRLKDTLASADELVLEIADQDDKQQMAATFAGLAISPGLPPLADRLPADRRAKLDALLAKAGLKPGQLDMLETWAAAVTLGSAVYAGMGMTVENGVERQLTRAFKDNGKDKGKNKRIDGLETTAQQLGYFDTLDEATQRELLTSIVDDSDKAAADFDQMITAWSRGDVKAIAETFDNELRRSPELAEVLLDRRNANWVGWLRDRMDRPGTVVVAVGAGHLAGKGSVIERLEAAGLRVERVQ, encoded by the coding sequence ATGCGCACACTGATCTCGGGCCTGCTGGCCTTCACCCTCGCCGCCTGTTCGGCCGCCCCTGCCCCGGCCCGTCCGGCCATCTGGAAGGTCGCGGACCCCGACACCACCATCTATCTGTTCGGCACCGTGCATGTGCTGCCCCCCAGGATCGACTGGCAGACGCCCAGGCTCAAGGACACGCTGGCCAGCGCCGATGAGCTGGTGCTGGAAATCGCCGATCAGGACGACAAGCAGCAGATGGCGGCGACCTTTGCCGGCCTTGCCATCTCGCCGGGCCTGCCGCCGCTGGCCGACCGCCTGCCGGCGGACCGGCGCGCCAAGCTCGATGCGCTGCTTGCCAAGGCGGGGCTGAAGCCGGGCCAGCTCGACATGCTCGAAACCTGGGCGGCGGCGGTCACGCTCGGCTCTGCCGTCTATGCGGGGATGGGCATGACCGTCGAAAACGGGGTCGAGCGCCAGCTGACGCGCGCGTTCAAGGACAATGGCAAGGATAAGGGCAAGAACAAGCGCATCGACGGGCTGGAGACGACCGCCCAGCAGCTCGGCTATTTCGACACGCTCGATGAAGCGACGCAGCGCGAGCTGCTGACCAGCATCGTCGATGATTCGGACAAGGCCGCCGCCGATTTCGACCAGATGATCACCGCCTGGTCGCGCGGCGACGTCAAGGCGATCGCCGAGACGTTCGACAACGAACTGCGCCGCTCGCCCGAACTGGCCGAGGTGCTGCTTGACCGCCGCAACGCCAACTGGGTCGGCTGGCTGCGCGACCGGATGGATCGGCCGGGCACGGTCGTCGTCGCCGTCGGCGCGGGCCATCTGGCGGGCAAGGGATCGGTGATCGAGCGCCTGGAAGCCGCCGGGCTGCGGGTCGAGCGGGTCCAGTAA
- a CDS encoding peptidylprolyl isomerase translates to MSNHSGSPDRRLTGRRPILGRAALIGLLCAMAAVPAAALRAQPAPPPATSPAPAPVRVTLQTALGPIVIEVDRARAPVTSANFLRYVDQKRLDGASFYRAAASPGSTEYGLVQFGLNPLPQRLLPPIAHEPTTRTGLTHLSGTISLARGAPGTGQGDFFIVVGDMPSLDADPKAAGDNQGYAAFGRVVEGMDVVRAVLAAPISPTLGSGSFRGQMLAAPVRITSARRVP, encoded by the coding sequence ATGAGCAACCACAGCGGCAGCCCGGACCGCCGCCTGACGGGGCGTCGGCCCATTCTGGGCAGGGCCGCCCTTATCGGCCTGCTCTGCGCCATGGCGGCGGTGCCGGCGGCCGCGCTTCGCGCCCAGCCTGCGCCGCCACCCGCGACGTCCCCCGCGCCGGCACCGGTGCGCGTCACGCTCCAGACCGCGCTCGGGCCGATCGTGATCGAGGTGGACCGCGCCCGTGCGCCCGTCACTTCCGCCAATTTCCTGCGCTATGTCGATCAGAAGCGGCTCGACGGCGCGAGCTTCTACCGTGCCGCCGCCTCGCCCGGATCGACCGAATATGGGCTGGTGCAGTTCGGCCTCAATCCGCTGCCGCAAAGGCTGTTGCCGCCGATCGCGCATGAACCCACGACGCGCACCGGCCTGACGCATCTGAGCGGCACGATCTCGCTGGCGCGCGGCGCACCCGGCACCGGTCAGGGCGACTTCTTCATCGTGGTGGGCGACATGCCCTCGCTCGACGCCGATCCCAAGGCCGCGGGCGACAATCAGGGCTATGCCGCGTTCGGCCGCGTGGTCGAGGGCATGGACGTGGTGCGCGCCGTGCTGGCCGCGCCGATCTCGCCGACGCTCGGCTCGGGCAGCTTCCGGGGCCAGATGCTGGCCGCGCCGGTGCGGATCACCAGCGCCCGGCGGGTTCCCTGA